The DNA segment ACTCATGGGTACTCCTTTCGTCGGTTGTGGGGCGGCGACAGATCCGGGTTCAACCCGTCTGCAGCCTGATTGAGTAAGAGCGATGATGATTACGGAAATAATTGCTGTCAGCTTCATGATCAACTCCTTATTCAACTTGGCCGGCACGGAATAAGAATCGCAGCATAAAGAGCCTTCGCGAGACTATCCCATGCCGGTCTCCACTAATAGATACGGAATAACTGGTTTTGTGTTCGGTTCAAAGCTGATCGAGCTCGGCAGCCGATCATATAGCAAGGAGCGGGGGGAGCCTGTCAGGGTGGCAGTTTGGGGGAAGCGATTCTGCCTGGTTTTGCAGCAGCTACAGGGGTAAGGTAAGGATCGGGAGGATGTAAGTGCCTTTTCCAAAACAGGTTAGAGAAAAGGGTAGAATCGCAGATGGATTGTGGCACGTGATTTGCATTTATAATTTTTTGTGCGGAGATGGTGTTTATGTATCGTCCGCATGGGTGATTTTTAGGCGTTTAATGGCTGGTCCGGTACAGATTTCGGACGGCTTTTAGAGAAATATCATTGAAAAAGATTTGCATTGATCAACAATTGTATTGAAAGGAGCAAGAAACGATGAAAATCCGACCATTGGGTGACAAGGTCATTATTGAGCGTCTCGAGGCTGAGGCTGTTACGGCAGGCGGGATCGTACTGCCTGACAGCGCTAAAGAGAAGCCGCAGCGGGGCAAGGTCGTCAACGTGGGTGAAGGTAAGGCGATGAAGGACGGCTCGCGGAGTGAGATGCAGGTCAAGAAAGGCGATGAGGTGATCTTCGCCAGTTATGCGGGTTCCGAGATCAAGGTGGGTGATAAGGAATACCTGATCATGGACGAGTCGGATATCATGGCGGTTGTCGGCAAGTAGAGACAGTTGCAATGCCGCTTTTTAGAGTTGTGAATCGGCCTTGTGCCGGAAGATAAAACACAGGAGATAAATATGGCAGCGAAAAAGATAGCCTTTAATTCA comes from the Anaerohalosphaera lusitana genome and includes:
- the groES gene encoding co-chaperone GroES; its protein translation is MKIRPLGDKVIIERLEAEAVTAGGIVLPDSAKEKPQRGKVVNVGEGKAMKDGSRSEMQVKKGDEVIFASYAGSEIKVGDKEYLIMDESDIMAVVGK